In Acinetobacter sp. WCHAc010034, a genomic segment contains:
- the pheS gene encoding phenylalanine--tRNA ligase subunit alpha: MSSLEALTAEALAAIAAAQDLAALDQVRVQFTGKKSQLAEQSKALGKMDPEARKVQGAAIHAVREAINAALTARQAELQQAALEQQLASETIDITLPGRGQSIGSIHPVTQVQERICQFFTKAGFSVATGPEVEDDYHNFEALNIPGHHPARAMHDTFYFDANHLLRTHTSGVQIRTMENSQPPIRIVCPGRVYRCDSDQTHSPMFHQIEGLYVAENTSFAELKGLLVSLLNEFFEKDLKVRFRPSYFPFTEPSAEVDIMDERGKWLEVLGCGMVHPNVLQAAGIDPEKYKGFAFGLGVERFAMLRYGINDLRMFYQNDVRFLRQFA, encoded by the coding sequence ATGTCGTCACTGGAAGCCCTGACCGCTGAAGCGCTCGCTGCGATTGCAGCAGCTCAAGACCTTGCTGCACTTGATCAAGTTCGAGTGCAATTTACGGGCAAGAAAAGCCAGCTCGCGGAACAGTCTAAAGCACTGGGTAAAATGGACCCGGAAGCGCGCAAAGTTCAAGGGGCTGCCATTCATGCGGTTCGTGAAGCCATCAATGCTGCGCTGACTGCGCGTCAAGCTGAACTGCAGCAGGCGGCGCTGGAACAGCAGCTGGCCAGCGAAACGATTGACATTACCCTGCCGGGGCGCGGCCAGAGCATCGGCAGCATTCATCCTGTGACCCAGGTGCAGGAGCGCATTTGCCAGTTCTTTACCAAAGCTGGCTTTAGCGTGGCGACTGGCCCTGAAGTTGAAGATGACTATCACAACTTTGAAGCGCTGAACATTCCGGGCCATCACCCTGCGCGCGCCATGCACGACACTTTCTATTTCGATGCCAATCATTTGCTCCGTACCCATACTTCCGGCGTGCAGATCCGCACCATGGAAAACAGCCAGCCGCCGATCCGCATTGTCTGCCCGGGCCGGGTCTACCGCTGCGACTCTGACCAGACGCATTCGCCGATGTTCCATCAGATTGAAGGCCTGTACGTGGCTGAAAATACCAGCTTCGCTGAACTGAAAGGCCTGCTGGTGAGCTTATTGAATGAATTCTTCGAAAAAGACTTGAAAGTGCGTTTCCGCCCGTCTTATTTCCCATTTACTGAGCCAAGCGCGGAAGTGGACATTATGGATGAGCGCGGCAAATGGCTGGAAGTTCTGGGCTGCGGCATGGTGCATCCGAATGTGCTGCAGGCTGCCGGCATTGACCCTGAAAAATACAAAGGCTTTGCTTTCGGCTTAGGCGTAGAGCGTTTCGCCATGCTGCGCTACGGCATCAATGACTTGCGCATGTTCTACCAGAATGATGTGCGCTTCCTGCGCCAGTTTGCTTAA
- a CDS encoding adenylate kinase gives MKRINVVGTSATGKSTFSRSLAAKLGLHYIELDNLFWLDDWQECPDEVFFAKIESEAAKAAAGYVIDGNYTRAIPVKWAEIDTVIWLDLPFPVNLYRSIKRAVQRAWSKQNLWENSNNQESLQRMFGRDSIVWWMITTHRRNRQKYLRMMNAPEYQHIRWIHLKSQKQIDAFLQQLNA, from the coding sequence ATGAAAAGAATCAATGTTGTGGGAACTTCTGCCACAGGAAAATCAACATTCTCCAGAAGCTTGGCGGCGAAGCTCGGCCTGCATTATATCGAGCTGGATAATCTGTTTTGGCTGGATGACTGGCAGGAATGCCCGGATGAGGTGTTTTTTGCCAAAATTGAGTCTGAGGCGGCAAAGGCTGCAGCCGGCTATGTGATAGATGGCAATTATACCCGCGCCATTCCGGTGAAATGGGCGGAAATTGATACGGTTATTTGGCTGGACTTGCCCTTTCCGGTAAATTTATACCGTTCCATCAAGCGCGCTGTGCAGCGGGCCTGGTCGAAGCAGAATTTATGGGAAAACTCCAATAATCAGGAAAGCCTGCAGCGCATGTTTGGGCGCGATTCTATTGTCTGGTGGATGATCACAACACACCGGAGAAACCGGCAAAAGTATTTGCGGATGATGAATGCGCCTGAATATCAGCATATCCGCTGGATTCATTTAAAGAGTCAAAAACAGATCGATGCATTCCTGCAGCAGCTTAATGCCTGA
- a CDS encoding NADAR family protein: MQDEQFLNDLIQQVQQGHQFKYLYFWGHTPKQNNHVDKSCFSQWFPSPFKQDGAKYLTAEHYMMAQKARLFNDEEAFAQILQVKHPNDAKQLGRKVRNYDEQLWREKRFEIVVQANLAKFSQHLELSAVLLATHDRILVEASPVDRVWGIGMAQDHEHIQDPAQWHGLNLLGFALMQVRAQLLAQPH, encoded by the coding sequence ATGCAAGACGAACAATTTTTAAATGATTTAATTCAACAAGTCCAACAAGGTCATCAATTTAAATATTTATATTTCTGGGGACATACGCCAAAGCAAAACAATCATGTGGATAAAAGTTGTTTTAGCCAGTGGTTTCCATCGCCATTTAAACAGGATGGTGCTAAGTATCTTACGGCAGAACATTATATGATGGCGCAGAAAGCCAGGCTGTTTAATGATGAAGAGGCTTTTGCGCAAATCCTGCAGGTGAAGCATCCGAACGATGCGAAGCAGCTCGGCCGGAAAGTGCGGAATTATGATGAACAGCTGTGGCGGGAAAAGCGCTTTGAAATTGTAGTGCAGGCGAACCTTGCTAAATTTTCCCAGCATCTGGAATTAAGCGCTGTTCTGCTGGCGACGCATGACCGCATTCTGGTTGAGGCATCGCCGGTAGACCGGGTTTGGGGCATCGGCATGGCGCAGGATCATGAGCATATTCAAGACCCGGCGCAGTGGCATGGCTTGAATCTGCTCGGTTTTGCGCTAATGCAGGTTAGAGCGCAGCTTTTGGCGCAGCCGCATTGA
- the rplT gene encoding 50S ribosomal protein L20, with protein sequence MARVKRGVQAHRRHKKILARAKGYYGARSRVYRVAFQAVIKAGQYAYRDRRQKKRQFRALWIARINAGARLNGLSYSRMIDGLKKAQVIIDRRVLADIAMHDAVAFAALAEKAKGALAA encoded by the coding sequence ATGGCTCGTGTAAAACGTGGTGTACAGGCTCATCGCCGTCATAAAAAAATTCTTGCCCGTGCTAAAGGTTACTACGGCGCGCGTTCACGCGTATATCGCGTAGCGTTCCAAGCGGTAATCAAAGCAGGTCAATACGCTTACCGTGACCGCCGTCAAAAGAAACGTCAATTCCGCGCTCTGTGGATTGCACGTATCAATGCCGGTGCACGCTTAAACGGTTTGTCGTACAGCCGCATGATCGATGGCTTGAAAAAAGCTCAAGTGATCATCGACCGTCGCGTACTTGCTGACATCGCTATGCATGATGCAGTTGCATTTGCTGCTTTAGCTGAAAAAGCTAAAGGCGCATTAGCTGCATAA
- the rpmI gene encoding 50S ribosomal protein L35, with amino-acid sequence MAKLKTRRGAAKRFKATANGFKRKQAFKRHILTKKSAKRIRQLRGCVMVHVSDVAAVRRMCPYI; translated from the coding sequence ATGGCTAAGTTAAAAACTCGCCGTGGTGCAGCTAAACGTTTCAAAGCGACTGCAAACGGTTTCAAGCGTAAACAAGCGTTCAAACGCCACATTTTGACCAAAAAATCTGCTAAGCGTATCCGTCAATTACGCGGCTGTGTAATGGTTCACGTAAGTGACGTTGCTGCAGTTCGCCGTATGTGCCCATACATCTAA
- a CDS encoding energy transducer TonB — MKKILCLSVLLGFPLSAAYSAPPKKVHQLPAQSIDVLPAHLTTRIQWAKFPQPNYSNEDLNQKSRAAIIRVFADENGNVQEATVEESTGIQRLDQMLVRAVEKAEVKPHIEGGKPAPQIGYQAFNLKLTDKNAGNCAYEFNSKVWQAQQNEKRTAFQYLQQPALQLDAEQLNGHDRTVKFSFKADKHGGVKKIKIRQGSGIYALDQTVAQALSGSQISVKRTARTLWLYKQSSFKDEIQFKLNRCP; from the coding sequence ATGAAAAAAATTCTGTGCCTATCTGTTCTGCTTGGCTTTCCGCTGAGCGCAGCCTACAGCGCACCGCCGAAAAAAGTCCATCAGCTGCCGGCGCAGAGCATTGATGTGCTGCCCGCGCATTTAACCACCCGCATTCAATGGGCCAAGTTTCCGCAGCCGAATTACAGCAATGAAGACCTGAATCAAAAGAGCCGCGCAGCCATTATCCGCGTATTTGCCGATGAAAACGGCAATGTGCAGGAAGCCACGGTCGAAGAAAGCACCGGCATTCAGAGGCTGGATCAGATGTTAGTGCGCGCGGTGGAAAAAGCCGAAGTGAAGCCGCATATTGAAGGCGGCAAGCCCGCGCCGCAAATCGGCTATCAGGCATTCAACCTGAAATTGACGGATAAAAATGCCGGAAACTGCGCCTATGAATTCAATTCAAAAGTTTGGCAGGCGCAGCAGAATGAAAAGCGGACAGCATTTCAGTATCTGCAGCAGCCTGCGCTTCAGCTTGATGCTGAACAGCTGAATGGCCACGACCGCACGGTGAAATTCAGCTTTAAGGCGGACAAGCATGGCGGCGTCAAAAAAATCAAGATCCGGCAGGGTTCAGGCATCTACGCGCTGGACCAGACAGTTGCGCAAGCGCTGTCCGGCAGCCAAATTTCGGTAAAACGCACAGCCCGCACCTTATGGCTGTATAAACAGTCCAGCTTTAAGGATGAAATTCAGTTCAAGCTGAACCGCTGCCCATAA
- a CDS encoding TonB family protein, whose protein sequence is MMINCIKKQLLTALILGAGAQLQAASDQAAAAQPQPKQVNIGTSAGLSWSRPPRVRIMPGDLEGKPRNVIAAIEADTAGQITNVRIQQSSGLPDLDEMVIRAIKLARFRPYAENGVRYPVKVSQPFLFEANDYSSTQKSRKPQPYVCRYIFKSENIKKQLAHQPVPFQYQQLPKLALAMPLLEGADREVRFAFKVARNAQISGIRISQSSGIAEIDQMVIGALQDARIDAPRHFLQWGKLSFEDRIIFKLSDCPQ, encoded by the coding sequence ATGATGATAAATTGTATAAAAAAACAGCTTCTGACCGCATTGATCTTAGGCGCCGGCGCGCAGCTGCAGGCAGCTTCAGATCAGGCTGCGGCCGCCCAGCCTCAGCCTAAGCAGGTCAATATCGGCACTTCGGCGGGCCTCAGCTGGAGCCGGCCGCCCCGCGTGCGCATTATGCCGGGCGATCTGGAAGGCAAGCCAAGAAACGTGATTGCCGCAATTGAAGCCGATACTGCGGGCCAAATCACCAATGTGCGCATCCAGCAAAGTTCCGGCTTGCCGGACTTGGATGAAATGGTCATCAGGGCCATAAAGCTGGCCCGCTTTAGGCCTTATGCTGAAAATGGCGTGCGCTATCCGGTGAAAGTTAGCCAGCCTTTCTTATTTGAAGCCAATGATTATTCCAGTACGCAAAAATCCAGAAAGCCGCAGCCTTATGTCTGCCGCTACATCTTTAAATCGGAAAATATCAAGAAACAACTGGCCCATCAGCCCGTTCCGTTCCAATATCAGCAGCTGCCGAAGCTTGCCTTGGCCATGCCCCTGCTGGAGGGTGCAGACCGTGAAGTGCGCTTTGCATTTAAAGTGGCCAGAAATGCGCAGATTTCCGGCATAAGAATCAGCCAAAGCTCCGGCATTGCAGAGATCGATCAAATGGTCATCGGCGCCCTGCAGGATGCGCGGATTGATGCGCCCCGGCATTTCCTGCAGTGGGGGAAATTAAGCTTTGAAGACCGCATTATTTTTAAATTATCGGATTGCCCGCAATGA
- a CDS encoding YqaA family protein, with protein MTALLLLFLSAFGAATLLPLQSEAVLLGLLMQGSHAAGMLIAAASLGNILGSCVNWWLGLKVEHYKDKKWFPVSAGKMQQAQGIYRKYGFWSLLLSWVPVIGDPITLIAGLLKENFPRFLLMVSIAKIGRYLCIYLLFLGLI; from the coding sequence ATGACCGCGCTTCTGCTGCTGTTCCTGTCTGCATTCGGCGCGGCCACCCTGCTGCCTTTGCAGTCGGAAGCGGTATTGCTGGGCCTGCTGATGCAGGGCAGCCATGCGGCGGGGATGCTGATTGCGGCCGCCAGTTTGGGCAATATTCTCGGCTCCTGCGTGAACTGGTGGCTGGGCCTGAAAGTAGAACACTATAAGGATAAAAAGTGGTTTCCCGTTTCGGCGGGCAAAATGCAGCAGGCGCAGGGGATTTACCGGAAATACGGCTTCTGGTCACTCTTGCTGAGCTGGGTTCCGGTTATCGGCGACCCGATTACCCTGATTGCCGGCCTGCTGAAAGAAAATTTTCCGCGCTTTCTGCTGATGGTGAGCATTGCGAAAATCGGGCGCTATCTTTGCATTTACCTGCTGTTTCTTGGGCTGATTTAA
- a CDS encoding glutathione S-transferase N-terminal domain-containing protein gives MIDLYYWGTPNGHKITIALEEMSLDYQIFPVNILENDQFQPDFLRISPNNKIPAIVDQDGPRGEPISVFESGAILQYLGRKTGLFYPEDEFERVEVEQWLMWQMGGLGPMLGQNHHFSRFAPERIPYATERYVNETKRLYKVLNNQLIGQKYVAGGYSIADMAILPWILRYEWQQIQLEDYPYVKEYVERLTARPAVQKALAIKVG, from the coding sequence ATGATTGATTTGTATTATTGGGGCACGCCCAACGGGCATAAAATTACCATTGCCCTGGAAGAAATGAGCCTGGATTACCAGATTTTTCCGGTCAATATTTTAGAAAATGATCAGTTTCAGCCGGATTTTTTAAGAATATCGCCGAACAATAAAATTCCCGCCATTGTTGATCAGGACGGCCCGCGCGGCGAGCCGATTTCGGTTTTTGAGTCGGGCGCCATCCTGCAGTATCTGGGGCGCAAGACCGGCCTGTTTTATCCTGAGGATGAGTTTGAGCGGGTTGAGGTTGAGCAGTGGCTGATGTGGCAAATGGGCGGCTTGGGGCCAATGCTGGGGCAGAATCATCATTTCAGCCGCTTTGCGCCGGAACGCATTCCTTATGCCACCGAACGCTATGTCAATGAAACCAAGCGCCTGTATAAAGTACTGAACAATCAGCTGATCGGGCAAAAGTATGTGGCGGGTGGCTATTCGATTGCCGATATGGCGATTCTGCCGTGGATCCTGCGCTATGAATGGCAGCAGATTCAGCTGGAAGACTATCCTTATGTCAAAGAATATGTGGAGCGCCTGACGGCGCGCCCTGCCGTGCAGAAAGCTTTAGCGATAAAGGTCGGATGA
- a CDS encoding Hsp20 family protein gives MSNLSLSPLFRRSIGFDRLNDLFDYAMQSETPNYPAYNIEKTGDNEYRIVVSAAGFAEDELAINLENQLLTISGKHAEQADDSTAEYLHKGIARRSFKLSLRLDEHIEVQRADYTNGLLKIELQRIVPEEKLPRQIPIGRKAEPAESSQAE, from the coding sequence ATGAGTAATTTAAGCTTAAGCCCGCTATTCCGCCGCAGCATCGGCTTTGACCGTTTAAACGATCTGTTTGACTACGCCATGCAGAGCGAAACGCCGAACTATCCGGCATACAATATTGAAAAAACCGGCGACAATGAATACCGCATTGTGGTTTCCGCCGCCGGCTTTGCGGAAGATGAGCTGGCGATTAATCTGGAAAATCAGCTGCTGACAATTTCCGGCAAGCACGCCGAGCAGGCCGATGACAGCACCGCCGAATATCTGCATAAAGGCATTGCGCGCCGTTCATTCAAACTGTCGCTGCGCCTGGATGAGCATATTGAAGTGCAGCGCGCCGACTACACCAACGGCTTATTGAAAATTGAGCTGCAGCGGATTGTTCCGGAAGAAAAGCTGCCACGCCAGATTCCAATTGGCCGCAAGGCGGAGCCGGCTGAATCTTCTCAGGCTGAATAG
- the infC gene encoding translation initiation factor IF-3: MKQPDRNQQGGKSNRPALNDEIRAKEVRLVDENGEQKGIVSLTDALRAAEQVELDLVEIVANAEPPVCKIMDFNKHLFDLKQKQKEAKKKQHQVQVKEIKLRPGTDVGDYNVKLRAIIKFLEEGNKVKITLRFRGREMAHQQLGLAQLQKIEADVAECGVVEQTPKMEGRQMGMLLGPKKRK, translated from the coding sequence ATTAAACAGCCTGACCGTAATCAACAGGGCGGAAAATCTAACCGTCCTGCCTTGAATGATGAAATTCGTGCAAAAGAAGTCCGTCTTGTTGACGAAAATGGCGAGCAGAAAGGCATTGTAAGCTTAACTGATGCCTTGCGCGCAGCTGAGCAGGTTGAACTTGACCTGGTTGAGATTGTAGCCAATGCTGAGCCGCCGGTTTGTAAAATCATGGACTTCAATAAGCATTTGTTTGATCTGAAGCAAAAGCAGAAGGAAGCGAAGAAAAAACAGCATCAAGTACAGGTGAAGGAAATCAAGCTGCGCCCGGGTACAGATGTCGGTGACTACAACGTGAAGCTGCGCGCCATCATCAAGTTCCTTGAAGAAGGCAACAAGGTGAAAATCACCCTGCGTTTCCGCGGTCGTGAAATGGCTCACCAGCAGCTGGGTCTGGCTCAATTGCAGAAGATTGAAGCAGATGTGGCTGAATGCGGCGTAGTTGAACAGACGCCGAAAATGGAAGGCCGTCAAATGGGCATGCTGCTGGGTCCTAAAAAACGCAAGTAA
- the thrS gene encoding threonine--tRNA ligase: MPIITLPNGDQKEFDHAVSVMEVAQSIGPGLAKNTVAGKVDGRLVDASDLISADASLQIITPKDDEGVEIIRHSCAHLVGHAVKQLFPEAKMVIGPVIEEGFYYDIWMPRPFTLDDMAAIEERMKKLIDQDYEVVKKMTPRDEVIAEFTARGEEYKLRLIADMPEETQMGLYYHQDYLDMCRGPHVPNTKFLKSFKLTKISGAYWRGDAKNEQLQRIYGTAWADKKQLAAYVKRIEEAEKRDHRKIGKALDLFHMQEEAPGMVFWHPNGWTIYQVLEQYMRKVQEDNGYQEIRTPQVVDFTLWEKSGHAANYADNMFTTHSENRNYAVKPMNCPCHVQVFNQGLKSYRDLPIRLAEFGSCHRNEPSGSLHGIMRVRGFTQDDAHIFCTTEQIGPEVADFIKLTLDVYKDFGFEEVQMKLSTRPEKRVGDDKLWDMAEKSLADALDAAGLAWDLQPGEGAFYGPKIEFSLKDCLGRVWQCGTIQCDFNLPERLDASYVTEDNDRDQPVMLHRAILGSFERFIGILIEHYAGFMPPWLAPVQACVMNITDSQAQACGSVVAKLKESGIRAISDLRNEKIGFKIRERTLERIPYLLVLGDREVEEGTVNVRTRSGKNLGTMSIDAFVDLVKAAVAERGRYIVE, translated from the coding sequence ATGCCAATTATCACTTTGCCAAATGGCGATCAGAAAGAATTTGATCACGCCGTATCCGTCATGGAAGTTGCTCAAAGCATCGGCCCCGGCCTTGCAAAAAATACCGTTGCAGGGAAAGTCGATGGACGCTTGGTTGATGCATCTGACCTGATCAGCGCGGACGCCAGCCTCCAAATTATTACCCCGAAAGATGACGAAGGCGTTGAAATTATCCGCCATTCCTGCGCGCATTTAGTCGGCCATGCAGTGAAGCAGCTGTTCCCGGAAGCAAAGATGGTCATTGGCCCGGTCATTGAAGAAGGCTTCTACTATGACATCTGGATGCCGCGCCCGTTTACTTTAGACGACATGGCGGCCATCGAAGAGCGCATGAAAAAGCTCATCGATCAGGATTATGAAGTCGTTAAGAAAATGACCCCGCGTGATGAAGTGATTGCAGAATTCACCGCGCGCGGCGAAGAATACAAGCTGCGCCTGATTGCGGACATGCCTGAAGAAACCCAGATGGGCCTGTATTACCATCAGGACTATCTGGATATGTGCCGCGGCCCGCATGTGCCGAATACCAAATTCTTAAAATCCTTCAAGCTGACTAAAATCTCCGGCGCGTACTGGCGCGGCGATGCTAAAAATGAACAGCTGCAGCGCATTTACGGCACGGCATGGGCGGACAAGAAGCAGCTGGCTGCTTATGTCAAGCGCATTGAAGAAGCGGAAAAGCGCGACCACCGCAAAATCGGCAAAGCGCTGGACTTGTTCCATATGCAGGAAGAAGCGCCGGGCATGGTGTTCTGGCATCCGAACGGCTGGACCATTTACCAAGTGCTTGAACAGTACATGCGCAAAGTGCAGGAAGACAACGGCTATCAGGAAATCCGCACGCCGCAGGTGGTCGATTTCACGCTGTGGGAAAAGTCCGGCCATGCAGCCAACTATGCCGACAACATGTTCACGACGCATTCTGAAAACCGCAACTATGCGGTGAAGCCGATGAACTGTCCATGCCATGTGCAAGTCTTCAATCAAGGCCTGAAGTCTTACCGTGACCTGCCAATCCGTTTGGCGGAATTCGGTTCATGCCACCGCAACGAGCCGTCAGGCTCACTGCACGGCATTATGCGCGTGCGCGGCTTTACTCAGGATGATGCGCACATTTTCTGCACCACAGAGCAGATTGGCCCTGAGGTTGCAGACTTCATCAAGCTGACTTTGGATGTCTACAAAGACTTCGGCTTTGAAGAAGTGCAAATGAAGCTGTCTACGCGTCCGGAAAAGCGCGTAGGCGATGACAAGCTTTGGGATATGGCGGAAAAATCCTTGGCGGATGCCTTGGACGCAGCAGGCCTGGCATGGGATCTGCAGCCGGGCGAAGGCGCATTCTACGGTCCGAAGATTGAATTCTCCCTGAAAGACTGCTTAGGCCGGGTATGGCAATGTGGTACAATTCAGTGCGACTTCAACCTGCCGGAACGCCTGGACGCATCTTATGTGACTGAAGACAATGACCGCGATCAGCCGGTTATGCTTCACCGCGCAATTCTTGGCAGCTTCGAGCGTTTTATTGGTATACTAATTGAACACTATGCAGGCTTTATGCCGCCTTGGCTGGCGCCAGTGCAGGCATGTGTGATGAACATTACCGATTCGCAGGCGCAAGCATGCGGGTCAGTGGTCGCAAAACTTAAAGAAAGCGGCATCCGCGCGATTTCAGACTTGAGAAATGAGAAAATCGGCTTTAAGATTCGTGAACGCACATTAGAGCGCATTCCTTACTTGCTGGTGCTTGGGGACCGTGAAGTCGAGGAAGGTACAGTGAACGTCCGTACCCGCTCTGGAAAAAATTTAGGTACTATGTCAATCGACGCTTTCGTTGACCTAGTGAAAGCAGCCGTAGCCGAACGCGGCCGGTACATTGTGGAGTAA
- a CDS encoding acyl-CoA synthetase, producing MVSAYDELPRTPANFVALSPLRYLERAAYIYPHQDAIIHGSRHISWRETYQRCCQFAHQLQALGIGKNDTVSVLLPNIPAMIEAHFAVPMAGAVLNTLNTRLDAKTIAFMLEHAETKVLLVDPEFAAVAQEALALVQQDIFVIDVDDSEYLDGFSTPIGQIEYEDWLAEGDPDFAWHLPQDEWDAISLSYTSGTTGNPKGVVYHHRGAYINAASNIIACGMTPRATYLWTLPLFHCNGWCFAWTMAANGGTNICLRRVDAEQIFKLIARHKVDYFCGAPIVLSMMINTPEDKKTAFDHRVEVMVAGAAPPAAIIEGMRNIGINVTHVYGLTETYGPSALCASQAGWSELSIQEQAQLHSRQGVPYPLQDGMKVIDPETMQPVPHDGQTMGEIMFRGNIVMKGYLKNPQATAEAFAGGWFHTGDLAVCQPDGYAKITDRSKDVIISGGENISSLEVEEVLYQHPAILTAAVVAKPDPRWQEVPCAFVELKAGKQAAPEEIIEFCRQHLARFKVPKEVVIAEIPKTSTGKLQKFILRDWAKERAEREFS from the coding sequence ATGGTGAGCGCATATGATGAATTGCCACGGACACCGGCCAACTTTGTGGCTTTATCGCCGCTGCGCTATCTAGAGCGCGCGGCCTATATTTACCCGCATCAAGACGCCATCATTCACGGCTCCCGCCATATCAGCTGGCGTGAAACCTACCAGCGCTGCTGCCAGTTCGCGCATCAGCTGCAGGCGCTGGGCATTGGCAAGAATGACACCGTTTCAGTGCTGCTGCCGAATATCCCGGCCATGATTGAGGCGCATTTCGCGGTGCCGATGGCCGGCGCGGTGCTGAACACCCTGAACACCCGGCTGGATGCCAAAACCATCGCTTTCATGCTGGAGCACGCGGAAACCAAAGTGCTGCTGGTTGACCCTGAATTTGCAGCCGTGGCGCAGGAAGCGCTGGCTTTAGTCCAGCAGGATATTTTTGTCATTGATGTGGATGATTCCGAATATCTGGACGGCTTTTCCACGCCGATCGGCCAGATTGAATATGAAGACTGGCTCGCGGAAGGCGATCCGGATTTTGCCTGGCACCTGCCGCAGGATGAATGGGACGCCATCAGCCTGAGCTACACTTCCGGCACCACCGGCAACCCGAAAGGCGTGGTTTACCACCACCGCGGCGCCTATATCAACGCCGCCAGCAATATCATCGCCTGCGGCATGACGCCGCGCGCCACCTATTTATGGACCCTGCCGCTGTTCCACTGCAACGGCTGGTGCTTCGCCTGGACCATGGCGGCCAACGGCGGCACCAATATCTGCCTGCGCAGAGTCGATGCGGAGCAGATTTTCAAGCTGATTGCGCGCCATAAAGTGGATTATTTCTGCGGCGCGCCGATTGTGCTTTCCATGATGATCAACACCCCGGAAGACAAGAAAACCGCATTCGATCACCGCGTGGAAGTCATGGTCGCCGGCGCGGCGCCTCCGGCAGCCATTATTGAAGGCATGCGCAATATCGGCATTAACGTCACGCATGTTTACGGCCTGACCGAAACCTATGGCCCTTCCGCGCTGTGCGCGTCGCAGGCCGGCTGGAGCGAGCTGTCTATTCAGGAACAGGCGCAGCTGCATTCGCGCCAAGGCGTGCCTTATCCGTTGCAGGACGGCATGAAGGTGATTGACCCGGAAACCATGCAGCCGGTGCCGCATGACGGCCAGACCATGGGGGAAATAATGTTCCGCGGCAATATTGTCATGAAAGGCTATCTGAAAAATCCGCAAGCCACCGCCGAAGCTTTTGCCGGCGGCTGGTTCCATACCGGCGATTTGGCGGTATGCCAGCCGGACGGCTATGCAAAAATCACTGACCGCTCCAAGGATGTGATCATTTCCGGCGGCGAAAACATTTCATCGCTGGAAGTGGAAGAGGTGCTGTATCAGCACCCGGCCATTCTGACCGCTGCCGTTGTGGCCAAGCCTGACCCGCGCTGGCAGGAAGTGCCTTGCGCCTTTGTTGAGCTGAAAGCCGGCAAGCAGGCGGCGCCGGAAGAAATCATTGAATTCTGCAGGCAGCATTTAGCGCGCTTTAAAGTGCCTAAAGAGGTGGTGATTGCCGAGATTCCGAAAACCTCAACCGGCAAGCTGCAGAAATTCATTCTGCGCGACTGGGCAAAAGAGCGCGCTGAACGCGAGTTCAGCTGA
- the yjgA gene encoding ribosome biogenesis factor YjgA, with the protein MARRPNRFTEDDFDSLEGRASKTEQKKAVQRMAALGEQLAQLSPKQIKNLPVEERLIDALLDAQAITSFEARRRQFQRVGKLLRNENETVILSYLTPKQGLKKTAQLQRWVDRIIKEGDPAINEFSKVYNATERHTLRQHLLRVLRDMKQELPEAEIEASKLKMFNYVQQVALISDN; encoded by the coding sequence GTGGCACGTCGACCGAACCGTTTTACTGAAGATGACTTTGATTCTCTAGAAGGACGTGCAAGCAAAACTGAACAGAAGAAGGCTGTACAGCGTATGGCCGCTTTAGGTGAACAGCTGGCGCAGCTCAGTCCCAAGCAGATTAAGAACCTTCCGGTGGAAGAGCGCCTGATTGACGCCCTGCTGGATGCGCAGGCGATTACTTCTTTTGAAGCGCGCCGCCGCCAGTTCCAGCGGGTGGGCAAGCTGCTGCGCAATGAAAATGAAACCGTGATCCTGTCGTATTTGACCCCGAAGCAGGGCTTGAAGAAAACCGCACAGCTGCAGCGCTGGGTAGACCGGATCATTAAAGAGGGCGACCCCGCCATTAATGAATTCAGCAAGGTGTATAACGCGACTGAACGCCATACGCTGCGCCAGCATCTGCTGCGGGTTCTGCGCGACATGAAGCAGGAGCTGCCTGAAGCTGAAATTGAAGCGTCTAAGCTGAAAATGTTCAACTATGTGCAGCAGGTGGCGCTGATTTCAGATAACTGA